Proteins encoded by one window of Blautia argi:
- the tnpB gene encoding IS66 family insertion sequence element accessory protein TnpB (TnpB, as the term is used for proteins encoded by IS66 family insertion elements, is considered an accessory protein, since TnpC, encoded by a neighboring gene, is a DDE family transposase.), which produces MRKSIDGLCAIIQDQFSMEIDHALYLFCGRKCDRIKAILKEPDGIVMIYKRLTVQGSYRWPRDKSEVRNLTWREFDWLMSGIDIEQPKAIRTS; this is translated from the coding sequence ATGAGAAAGTCCATTGATGGTCTTTGTGCCATCATCCAGGATCAGTTTTCTATGGAAATCGACCATGCACTCTATCTCTTCTGCGGTAGAAAATGTGACCGGATCAAAGCAATCTTGAAGGAACCGGATGGGATCGTCATGATCTATAAAAGATTGACGGTTCAGGGGTCTTACCGGTGGCCACGAGATAAATCAGAGGTACGAAATCTTACCTGGAGAGAGTTTGACTGGCTGATGTCCGGCATCGATATCGAGCAGCCAAAAGCAATCCGAACATCTTAA
- the tnpA gene encoding IS66 family insertion sequence element accessory protein TnpA has product MNGKRTPGRSLDEWLELVTSCRQSGLTDAAWCHENGISPSCFYNAVSRLRKRACEIPEPSGKASTLDFTSHKQDVVRIAIEPEHTPAELVSMKKNCSLYLDNSHTIEIEANGLRIRISNDIQPVLLKTLMAVLRESTC; this is encoded by the coding sequence ATGAATGGTAAACGTACTCCAGGCCGTTCCCTGGATGAATGGCTAGAACTGGTGACATCCTGCCGGCAAAGCGGTCTTACCGATGCTGCCTGGTGTCATGAAAATGGGATTTCTCCCAGCTGTTTTTACAATGCTGTCAGCAGGCTTCGCAAAAGAGCCTGTGAGATACCAGAACCATCTGGAAAAGCAAGCACTCTCGATTTTACATCCCATAAACAGGATGTAGTCCGGATTGCTATAGAGCCGGAACATACTCCGGCAGAACTAGTTTCAATGAAAAAAAACTGTTCTCTGTACCTTGACAATTCACATACGATTGAAATCGAAGCAAATGGACTTCGGATCCGCATAAGCAATGATATCCAGCCGGTTTTATTAAAAACTCTGATGGCTGTGCTCAGGGAGTCCACATGCTAG
- a CDS encoding LytR/AlgR family response regulator transcription factor, with product MNGKYISGTTMKEHIERLHNSGFVQVHSSYIVNLEYIRNITGNTITLRDGEIIPISKKRKREFLNTIEQFYNTKIVSL from the coding sequence ATAAATGGAAAATACATAAGTGGAACAACGATGAAAGAACATATAGAAAGGCTTCACAACAGTGGATTTGTTCAAGTGCATTCCAGTTATATAGTAAATTTGGAGTATATAAGAAATATTACGGGGAATACAATAACACTGAGAGATGGAGAGATTATACCTATAAGTAAAAAGAGAAAGAGAGAATTTTTGAATACAATTGAACAATTTTATAATACCAAAATAGTTTCATTATAA
- a CDS encoding ParM/StbA family protein, whose amino-acid sequence MEDKTIDDRYYILTLLGVAKELEKEGIETGIHEGGTIPIQLLVGLPPGDYGKQIRKFREYFWRQGKTVYFSYKGKPYRIRYESVKVYMQGYSAYILVANQLHLQEQPKVLLIDIGGFTVDYLLVRYGVVDRTRIDSLPEGIIMLYKRIMVGIRQRFNLYLEEIDIDNILFKRKTPYSELVIRRTFEIAAEYMSDLLGSFLEFGIDFRTTVTVFVGGGTVLLKDIIDEVWKRYHSTYYVVDDPRANVKGFIKQYMAEKAGY is encoded by the coding sequence TTGGAAGATAAAACAATTGATGATAGGTACTATATTTTGACATTACTTGGAGTGGCAAAAGAACTGGAAAAAGAAGGGATAGAAACTGGTATTCATGAAGGGGGAACAATTCCAATCCAGTTATTAGTTGGACTTCCGCCGGGAGATTATGGAAAACAAATCCGGAAATTTCGGGAATATTTTTGGCGACAAGGAAAAACAGTTTATTTTTCTTATAAAGGGAAACCATACAGAATACGATATGAAAGTGTAAAGGTATATATGCAGGGATATTCTGCGTATATTTTAGTGGCAAATCAGCTTCATTTACAAGAGCAGCCAAAGGTTTTGCTGATAGACATTGGAGGATTTACAGTAGATTATCTGTTAGTCCGGTATGGAGTAGTAGACAGGACAAGAATTGATTCCCTTCCAGAAGGGATTATTATGCTCTATAAAAGAATTATGGTAGGAATAAGGCAGCGTTTTAATCTTTATCTCGAAGAAATAGACATTGATAATATTCTTTTTAAAAGGAAAACGCCATATTCAGAATTGGTTATTCGAAGGACATTTGAAATTGCTGCAGAATATATGAGTGATTTATTAGGTTCTTTTTTAGAATTTGGTATTGATTTTCGAACAACAGTGACTGTTTTTGTGGGAGGTGGAACGGTTCTTTTAAAGGATATTATTGATGAAGTTTGGAAAAGATATCATTCAACATATTATGTTGTTGATGATCCGAGAGCAAATGTAAAAGGCTTTATCAAACAATATATGGCAGAAAAAGCGGGATATTAA
- a CDS encoding sigma-70 RNA polymerase sigma factor region 4 domain-containing protein — MDKQKRTTIDEFSAYLQSAVRNTTINYMNDKSKIKEHEITLEEDLENVEGRGIEWNEMMEAHDIFWGKIDPEKLFAQVTDNKLLHILKSFSALHIKVLCLRILYEKTFDEIGMAIGISGKKAENTYYNVIKKIRRELGEGKDAGKRI; from the coding sequence ATGGATAAACAAAAACGAACTACTATAGATGAATTTAGTGCATACCTACAGAGTGCAGTAAGAAATACCACTATTAACTATATGAACGATAAAAGTAAGATCAAAGAGCATGAGATTACTTTAGAAGAGGATTTGGAAAATGTAGAAGGAAGGGGAATAGAATGGAATGAAATGATGGAAGCACACGATATTTTTTGGGGAAAGATTGATCCGGAAAAATTGTTTGCTCAGGTGACAGATAATAAACTTTTACATATACTGAAAAGTTTTTCGGCATTGCATATAAAGGTTCTCTGTCTGCGAATATTGTACGAAAAGACATTTGATGAAATAGGAATGGCTATAGGAATATCTGGAAAAAAGGCTGAAAATACCTATTACAACGTAATTAAAAAAATTCGCAGGGAATTAGGAGAAGGAAAAGATGCAGGAAAGAGAATTTGA
- a CDS encoding helix-turn-helix domain-containing protein: MQEREFEELLWKARNKDKKAVFEIIEMYRPLLLKYAKSNGKFDEDLYQELVCAVLKSIIKFPMKTEEHNNLYIKY; this comes from the coding sequence ATGCAGGAAAGAGAATTTGAAGAATTATTATGGAAAGCACGAAATAAGGATAAAAAAGCAGTATTTGAAATTATAGAAATGTACCGTCCTTTGTTGTTAAAATACGCAAAAAGTAATGGGAAATTTGATGAGGACTTATACCAGGAATTGGTATGTGCAGTTTTAAAAAGTATTATAAAATTTCCTATGAAAACAGAAGAACACAATAATTTGTACATTAAGTATTGA